aacattttcACCAAATTCTGTACAATCAAACcagatttttcaaaagaaacTATCAGTGTCCGAATAAACTAAGTCCAAATAAACGAAATTCCAACTAAATGAACTACTCGAGCGGACCAGATTGAAGTCGTTCGAGCGAACCAGTTATTGTCTTAAAAGCGGAGCAGATGATGTCTTATAAGCGGACCAGAAAGTGTCTTATAAACGGACCAGAAAGTGTCTTATAAGCGAACCGTGTTTGTACGTCTGAGCGGACCTGATAAGGTACGTAACAGCGGACCTGAAAGTGTCACAGAAGCGGACCAAAATCTCgcgatgtccgtaaaagcggaccacaGTTTTTAAccaattttgaccatttttagtccgaattttagcctgaaactttctagggtttgttattagtatgatttacacgttatactcaattttcagacaatttcaaccgtaggaaccacttcaaatcgaaaaagtatgcaAGAAAGAGAGTAGAAATCAGAGATTTTTATAGAtctaagctgtagtagtatgaactcctcgtcctgagctctgataccacttgttggaccgttgtttgaccccgaaaagtcagccgagacagttcatcatcatatataaaggcggaatcagaatatatgaagttacaacagctagtcctttctaatttcttcttctttattgctttctgattacaatttgacagcGTATCGTCCCACAAGCAATGACCTAGGTTcgctccaaacgttacaaatgaaaacaCAACATCAGGCTATATATAGTGtgtgtggttcgcttatgtgaactgccataaaagcgaaccagCCCACttaccacataagcgaaccccacctattgacatataagcgaaccatataagtacctatgagcggacctatatATATaagtacataaaagcgaacctaacaACATATTTCATGATTTTGACCTTCtaaaccctatgttgacctacctagacctaagacttgatgtagacgaagtcaacagacattccgtgcactaACAGGAAGAACCACCTTGCCCACCTTGATTCCCCGATTGAaagttcgggttcatttgattcgaaGCATTACCATACCGGAAATTTGGATggtttctcaaacccggatggtaagtgttggagttcatgtcatactTTTTTCgatctccatacacttgatttACCTCTTCGGTGTATTCTACCATACCCATTTGGCATTGATCGGCCCGATGATCAATCTCTCCACAATCATCACACACCGCAAATTGTACCGCACTCACCTCTTTTTGCTTCACTCTAGCCAACTCTTTCTCCAATTGAGCAATTCGATCCTTAGAGTTAGAATCGAGATCTGGAAGTGATAGAGAGATAGGGTGCTTCTTGGCTCGATCGACCGACTCCTTGGCCTTTGATCTCTTGCTCATTCTTTCTAAGAATTCCCATTCATCATCTTCATGGTTGCTTAATAGAGTTCCGTTGCTAGTAGACTCGCGATAATTCCATGTTTCCGCATCCAAACCTCTCACAAAGCATTTCACCAACTCCCACTTTTCAATTTGGTGATGAGGGCATTTTCGAATCAACTCCTTGTATCGAGTAAAAGCTTCATGCAACGGTTCACTCGATAATTGTTTAAATGATCGAATCTCATCAAGTGCGTCATCGGTTTTGGCCATCGAATAGTATTCATCGAGAAAAGCTTGTTGCATCTCGACCCAAGTGCGAATACTATTATTAGGAAGTGTCAAAAACCATTACTTGGCCTTATCCTTCAATGAGAATTGAAATAGACGCAACCGAACCTCATCTTGTGAAAAATGACCACCCCCAATGGTGCTACATATAGCCGAAAACTCCGCTAGATGTGTATACGGCTCATCATTCGATCTACCGTTGAAATGAGGCAAGATATTGATGTAATTTGGTTTACAATCGAATGCAACTCTACCCCTCGGTTGTGGTACAATTGGGGAGTCGTTCTCGGTAACTACCGGCCTAAAATGAACTTTAACACCCATTAGCGGTGGTTGACGACGACGTGGACCATCAACCTCTTGATCCCCCGGTCTTTGATTATCTCTTCTACCCTCCACCTCGATCCCCACCTTGATTGCCtcctcccacaaaacgaggaacCCGGTTATGATTCACATTGTTTTTGTTATTGTAGTACCCCTCATTCCGGTTCCTTTGATTGTTGTTTCGTGGGTTTCGATTATTTCCGTAACCCTCATTTCTCGCATTCCCATAACCATAATTGTCGTTCCCCACAAAGttggcattttgatagccaaactcatcatcatcaaaccTTCTTGCATTGTAAATATTGCCCCGGTTCACATACCCCCAACCGTCATCCTCTACCCATTCGTCATAATTACCCCCATCATCCGAGTACTCCGAGTGAATACTCACCTGCTCcagcgattgataaccgggaacactatacggcTCATCATCGGGGATAGCGTTTCTCAAATCTTCTATGTTAAAAACGGGTCTTTGTGCGCGGGATTTCCGTGATCTCGGTTGCCTCTACGATCGGAATTAACATTCCGGTCATCAAGTTGCGTGGGTAAGGAATTGTGTCGGTGAAGGttttgttgttgaggtgttctTTGGTTATTATTGGGACCTCGGTTTTGaaaaggtggtgtgggtggtctTGAGTTGTTACCACCACCCGGTTGATCTTGGGGTATAGGTTGGATATTTTGGGCGGGATGGAAGGTTCCTCGAGATTGAAATTGGTTTTGGTTGGGGTTTGGGTGATTGGAATTTTgatttgccattgaatcggtttcaatggatGGTATGGCTTGTGGCTTTTTGGTGACTTGATTAGAAACAATGGTTGCCTTTAACCGGCTTGCCAAGTTCCTTATTGCAACTCTCTCAATTTCAGGTTCATAGACTAGCGATGAAGTCTTCCTGGAATTCCGTGTACACATGCACTACCTGTAATCTGCACAAGTAAAACaacccgcgtaacaaggaaaaagacagtACAAAAAGAAATAAGCaatttaaacagttaatcacaaaaaTTCAAACAagaatccaaacacaaagcgcactaactccctggcaacggcgccaaaatttgatcggagtgtcgcgctccggtcaaagacaAAATTTATatacccaaattacccttaacaaatagctagtggtagtaaggggtcgaaccacgaagagtatgtggtttgcgaatggacttgattgatttttttacgattgtcacaatttatgaagaGCGCAAAattgtttttatggttttttttattgattttgaaaagatgtTTAAATGAAAATAGCAAATGGGTTGGATTAATTAAATAATAGAAATAAACGATCGCAAGAAACGTAATTGATGGTTTAAAACAAGATATgtaaacaaggttcacacccggttcggtaattgaAGTCCTAGGGTTTCTACACGTTTTAGGTTCGATTCAATTGCAAAAGTGATTAACGGCATCAGTGTAGCTTGGTttaggtgccaagagctatcaacgtcGTAGACAACGGACCGCAATGCACTttgttaccaagaacatgtaaatcctaacctagaTAAGGCATAAGTGCACAAATTCGTTTCGTAAAGTCACAACTTTatcatcgttcgacaattcaaAAATTCAATTCAAATGCATGACAATTATCTAAGGATTCAAAATCAAAATACAACTTGTCACAAATCAAATTTCAAACAATGTTCAACACTAGAAACTTAcaataacctacaccggggtgaaacgttcaaggaattagccgctcatggtgaacGGGACCTGATGAACGGATGATGGAGACTTGATTTGGATCATCTTAGAACTTGTGGAATGGTGGAATTGTGATTATTAGGGTTTTGGTGAGTGATGGTGGTGAAAGGAATAATGGATGAATGACTAGGGTTTGTCGATTGGTGATGAGGTGAATTGAATGATAATGATTCTTGATTCGGATGAAGGTTGGTGACAATGGATGATTGGGAGTGAAAAGGATGATGTAATGGCTCCAAGAACTAAATTTTTAAACACCATTgaagtgtaactcccgaattaTGAGGTCAAAGTGTGTTAAAATCGTCCAACAACCCCCAGATTAATGAATTTCGCAATGTCAAAAAGAGAAGGCCGTCGCCAACGGCCAGGAGTGGCGTCGGCGACACCATGTGTAAGTGTGAAAAATAGGTATGACTTGATTTCCTATGCGTGGACGAATTTGGGCGACGAAAGTTTTAAGGTGGCATCGCCGACGGCCAAAGGGCCCATCGCCGATGACTCTTCTAAACTTCAATTTTTGTTTTCTTCAAATCCTGatcccggttgacccgtttcgtGTCCCAGCGGTCTGTTTTTCGCTCCGGTGACCCATAAAGCACTCGAAAAGTTCCTTAAACTCCTtaagacctgcaaaacacatatcCCATTAAAAGTATACTATTCGAGATTAAACGTTAAACAAAAACCCAAActtaaacataaacgaacaccgttattcgaccacgtatcacCTCCTCCGTCATTTTAGATGAAATAATGATGGGCAAACTCGAACCCTCTCATAGAAACGCGTACTCTAAGTTGGGAAGGAAGGACCTTAAGCTCTAATGTGGACAGAGTATCTATGGGTCGACTCTCACTCTCCTCCCTAACCTCACAAAGCTCTAATGTCTCGGGAGCCCAAAGTGGATCCTCCTCTTCAACTACCTCTTCAACTTCAACCTCCTCCTCAACTACGCAATCATTCACAAGATCGGCATCACTAATGTACTATAGACACTGATTAATGCACAGATGAATGAATCTAGATAGTAAACTGAATGACAAGGACTGTTATCCTCATCTCTACCACTAGGATGTCTCATAGATCTACCAATCTCGAATGTGGCATTCTCGTCACCCGCACGAAGAGTAATCTTACCGTCAAAGACATCGATGATGGCATTTGCGGTACGTAGGAATGGACGACCTAAAATGATGGGAACTCTCTCATCGGCCTCCATGTCAAGAATAACGAAATCAACGGGGAATACGAACCTATCAACCTTCACAAAGAGATTTTCTACGACTCCACGAGGATACTTGACCGAACGATCGGCCAAGGACAATGACATACGTGTTGGAGTGAGCTCTCCTAACCCTAACCTCTCGTAAAGCGAAAACAACATCAGATTAATGCTAGGACCTAAATCGGCAAGTGCGTAAGCGGGAGCAACGACACCCCCAAAGAGACATGGAATGGTGAAGACACCGGGGTCGGTGAGTTTTTCTGGTAATTTGTTCAAGACAACCGCAGAACACCCCCTGGTCAGTGGAATGTTCGAGATCTCCCCCAGCTTGTCCTTTCGTTTAAGAAGATATTTAAAAAACTTGGCATATTTAGGCATGTGCTAGAGGGCCTCGATGAATGGAAGATTGATTTTAAGCTGTGTGAACATGTCGAGGAAATTCCCGTATTCCTTAGCATACTTTTGTTGCTTAAGGTCGTCGGGATAGGGTATGCGTGAATGATCGATAAGTGGAGACGGCCTAACCTCTACCAGTCTATTTTCTATCCTACTCGTAACCTGGGGCTCCTGGTTTGGTACGGTACTTGCTGGGCCTAGCCTATTTTGCACCCTTACCGGAGCCTCCATCTCTATCTCCTCATCTACCTCTTCCTCATCCTCTACccgaactctctctctctcacaacCTCACCTAAACTCCTACTGCTACGAGTGGTGATCGCCTTCAATTGACCATTTGGGTTTTGTTAGGTATTCGCTGAAAACTGAAGGCCTTTTTTTGCAATTAGAGATTGATGTCACCAATTTGCCTTTAAAGGTCCAAGAAGTTCGAGTGATTGTTCTTCAAGAATGTGGCATGGTCCTCTAAGGTTCGTTGAGTGGCTTGTAGGGTTCTTTGGGTTTCCTGATCCTTAACTAGAATTTGGGATAACATAGCTTTAATCTCATCTAACCCCGCCCCCTGTTTTGATTTCAACCTGATTGGAAACCAGGGGGGTTATCGAAAGAacgaaaattattattatttcgcCAGTTAGGATTatgataattattattattaaacgaATTAGGGCCTCTGGTCTGACCTGTGATAAACTCGACCTGCTCAAGGGTGAGCATGGGACAATCTATGGTATCGTGACCTCCCCTACATAACTCACATCTATCGAACTTCGCCTTCAACTCATTCATCTCCTTGGTGAACTTTCTCTCAAGATTTTCGACCGCCGCAGCTACCGTAGTATCCATGCTAACATGGTGTACTCCTCAACCGGCCGAGGAAGTACTAGACACAGGAATGGAAGTCCTTGTGGTAGCGCGTTGATCGATATCAGTATGCACGAAACTCTCAAAAAGATCATTGCATTCAGCCACTGATTTCTTTCCCATAAGATGGCCTCCTGCTGAAGTATCAAATTGGGCTCGAACCTCCTGCTGATAGACCGTGCTGAGAACAACGTGAAAGTAGGGTTTGGAATCTCTCCCAGGCTAGGTGGAAGGGCTCATCAGGCTCCATTCGGAACGAATAGATCTGATCGCGAAGTCGAGATGCCTTGGCGGGTGGGAAGTATTAGGCTAAGAAGGTATCTCGAAGGGTGGCCCAAGTGGTAAAAGTACCCGCGGGCTGCGAATCAAGCCAGGTGGCTGCGCGGCCCGCAAGAGAGAATGGGAAGACCTGAAGGTATCGAGCATCAAGGATAACACCTTCGAAAGAGTAGGTGCTGCATAGGCGAGTAAGGCGGTTTATGTGAGCGGGTGCGTCTTCGTCATCACGACCATGAAATTGACACGAGTTAttaatggcagtcatgatgtaGGATGGGATTTTCCAGGACCTATCATTAGCTATGTCGGGAAGGGTGATGGGCGAAGTCGCACCGGTGAAACCGGTGGTGGAGCGCTGGTGAACAGTCTGATTTGCAGCCATTTGGACTACGGGTGGCGGACTCGGAGGACGGGTGGGTGGTGGGGAATTATGGGGTGACGACTTCGGAGTGAAGTCAAAGGTTGCTGGTTTAGATTGGAGAGTATAGTCAGAAGGGGCGAAGTGTGAAGAAGAAGAACTAACCTGTGACGAAGAAGACGAGAAGGAAGACTTGATCGTAAGCGGATTTGGCGGAGGTCCTTGCGAATGCGTTTGGGGCATCCACTGCAAAAACGAAAACAAGCAAGTAAGAAGACTCTAAACAACGACTTGACAAAGTGTAAAAGACACTAaaatacttttgattttttttgatttttttattagactcctacgactcaaacaGACGAACAAATAGCACATATGATGTCAAAcaagtccaaacaaagtaattaACGCAATCGCCAAAGAGTCCCTAGCAACGGcatcaaaaacttgatgtgctaaaagtagttTAATTAAAATAACTAATATTACCCTAAATCTAGACTCAAAGTAACACTCTAGACTCTCTAAAACTCGACTAAACTACTAACCGGCAAGCGAACCGATCAACTCTAGTAAATCTAAagtaagtccggatatcgaacccacgagactcgaTTAAACTACACTAAGACTCTATCTAGACTAGGACTGACACAAACATgactaattgtttatttgattggggggggggtactaaaaatcctaaaattgcacttaaaattaaactaattaactaaattaactagacGCGAATTTGGACGAAAGTTTTAACTTAGtggtgatgaagactacctaggttTAGAATCCCTCTTGTTATTGAAAAGCTTTCTATTGGATACTAATGTGAtttggaaccgggatctttagaTACTAAACCCTAAGAGAAACCGAACAGGACCCCCAACCCTTCTCAGGAAGACACCTATGGACCTCTATAAGGCTGTTAAGAATACCGGTTTACTAGACTCCCTCTCGGTTATCTAGGTTCTAAGAAAGTGCCCCAATTTGACTAACTACCTCTCGGCGGAAAGTCTAAGGCGACTGTTGGGTTCgacttggtttaatagacaagtATTGGCAAGGAAACTAAAACGGGTTTTTTCTCAAAACCTAATCCTAGCAATTTACCAAACTAGACCTATTAATAACCTAATACTTCTCGGATTTTAAGTTAGTAGAATAAATATGCCTAATTAATTCTTGAATACCGTTTTTATGGTTATTGGCCAATTCACCACAAGATTACCCGAAACCCGTTAAGACTCGAATAATCAACACAAGTTTATTATTTGAAAGACATTCAACAAAACTTATGTAAAACGAATAAACAATCAAGAATCAAGCATAGATACGTATATACACCAAATTGAAAATCCAAAGGCGTTTACTTTCTTAGGAAAATCCAAATCAACATTAACACCGATAAAAATCCAATCTTTAACGCAAGTTCATCATAAACCAAGGTAGTTTTGGGCGTTTAGCCGAAAATCATAACGAATAACATCACAagaaacatgtttaaaacatAATTCATTGAGAAAGAATTGAAAACAAAGGAACTAAAAGTAAAAACGAGAAGATAGAACCCGAAATTGTTCACTTCCGATGCTCCAAACTCCTACCGGATGATTCCCTAGCCTTCAAGAACTCCAAAACCTTGCAAAAAAACTCTGAATTGCGCCTAAGATGTCTAAATTTTGTAAAGTATGCGGCTGGGAATGATAAAGAATGATTATATAGTTTTTTCAAAACACCTAGTCGTTGCTGTTGCGAAGGTCTGTGATGTTTTTacgctctcgcgccccgcgagactAATACAGGAATGGATCGCGCCCCGCGACTGAGTTACAATCCAAAAACCCTTTAAAATTCCCTCGCCCGGTGCGAGAGAGAACCTCCAGCCTTTCGCGGCCCGCCAGAAGATGCTAGATTCAGATTTTCGCTTCTGTTTCGACCATTAATCTTTCAACTTCGTCCCGACACTTGGTTTCTTCTCGTTTTACCTCGTTTTTCGCACTTATTAGCTATAATATCAACCAAGACCTGCAAAACATGAATCTAATCAAAGTATGCACATTCTACGGAAAACCGACACTAAAACTAACGAAAATACATCAGTACTTCACCATAACTTATTGATGGTGTAGTGGAAGATTTTATTGATGAAAGCGAACATGAGCAAGAAACAATTTCACAatctaaaattgaaaaagataagTCAAAAAATTCTTTTGTGAAAGTTATTTAAATGAATTGCATGACAGGGCCAATGATATGGGTGTGGAGTTTAATACCATCCCACATCTGTTGGCTCTTCTAAAACCAATTAAGGCATCAACATTGGAGAAACAAACCTCACCAAAGGATGAGAGGTGGGAAAATTTTAAATAGGCAAAAATCAATCTACCATATTGCTTGATGCCATAATAAAGGTTTCTGCTCATGTTGAATGCTTGAAGGAGTTAAGCACCGAAAAACAACACAACAAACTACCTAAACCGGTTGATTTGATATCTCATGTTAGTTTCGTTTTATCGAGTGCCCTCCCCCAAAAAGCTCAAGATCCAGGAGATACTCTTATTCCAATCCAAATTGGTAAATTTAAAATTAAGAGGGGGCTCCTAGATCTTGTAGCTTGTGTTAGTATCTTGTCTAGGAGTCTGTActaccaatatgattttggtcctcTGAAAAAGTTTGACACCCCCGTGGTGTTGGCCGATCAGACTCCCACGCATCCAAGGGGGATGGTGGAAGATGTGATAGTGAAGGTTGAAGATTGCTATTACCCAGTTGACTTTTTGGTAGTTGACTATTTTGGGTGTGTTGAGGACACACAACCAATAGTCATACTGAGTAGACCGTTCCTGGAAACCGCTAATGCTATAACAAATTGTGCAACAGGAACGGTAAGCATGAAATTTGGGGACCGGGAACTAATTTTAAatgtttttccaaaatttactaACCCACTCGGTGAGGATAAATGTCCTAAGAAGGACATGAATCCAAACAAAAAGATATGTGCTATGGTTGGTAGGTTTGGAGAATCAAAGATAAAACCggtcaagaagaagaagatggcGAAGAAGTCGCCTCAAGAAAAGAGCGAAGAAGATGAGTTGCGGAAGTTTGGCCCGTTTACGAACAGATGGTATGAATCACCGGTGGGTGATTTGGAAGAGTTCGTGGGTGACAAGCACGCCATTTGACCACCATGAGGTGGTAAGTTAGTTGTTGATGTATAATTTTTATAGTTCTTTTTATTTTATCTCCTTAGTCTAGTTTGTCTTTTTGTACATTTCCATTTCATACTTTGTTTTGCCtagtagttaaatgaactttgtgggtgtgttccctatataaccctcatgagacctactcgtcctcctgagctatcgggaggtttaaaagggcttgttgcatacactaaatgcaaccgtgattcctacgaaagtgagttagatttgttgttgttgtaaattatttttccacaaaATCAAATTGAAATAACGAATGACTTGGtaaatcttttataaaaatggtagaacgggtaactaacaaattttgacggttgtgagaagcatgcttctacacgaGGGTttagatttgtaggtacattatgttcgtGAGACGACCATTTTTATTGAAGAgtgaagagcacacgaggaacaAGAAAAATCCAGGTGCATCCATTCCTTTTTCTTTGAGTATTAGTtagtaataagtggattgtaaatttGTATTGTATTGACCAGGGTGCGTTTTTAAAAGTCGcattcttacacattgaggacaatgttgacctcaagtgtggggacgggggaaaaatttcaaaaaattttcaaaatgtctttgtttgagcaatctaaaaagcacaagtaactaagtcaatgaGGAAtgacacaacccatttggtcttttgtcatggtcaagttcaaattattagcatgacgggtatttagcaggtggttatttgggaataatcagCCTAAAAAACTAATACACTATGCatatcacataccataccctttgtAAGTGAgattttgagccacttttacacatcataaacatatatatttctttgtttgagtgggccattagtcgcgtattgtagaacttgcaactttggatacgtttgagaccatagaccaaATACGAGCacaagaatgattaaggcattaggtaaacatTTTCTTTTTACACCATTTATCTTATCCTTACCCAAATCAATCCCTTAGTCgccaactttgagcctaaacctttcgtttgactaACCCATTTAGCCTATGAccattaatgtcacaccccgaccgcgtaaaacaacaaaccgcggcggaaacgtcggggagtcgaGCAACAGAAATATTgattcacaaccatggtaattaaagttttgttttatttattaacaaaagggGTTATATGTCTTAAAACAAAGGAAGCAAGAGTACATAACaaaaatttaactagtcttgcattattttatgtcactaaggcccaaggcCGCCTAAGTGTATCCTGACCAATCCTATGCACcagcacctgaaaacacatgtgaaaataggtacgtcagcataaaaatgcctgtgagatacataggttttgttaaaataagattcatgacttgtaagtttaaagaaaatgtttaactaAAATTAGTCATGAATTTTGtaaagtgttttcttttataaatcacaCGAAActcgataagaaatcagatgatataaaagaaagatgtatggttaaatgaataaccaagtaaaatgagtttgtataaaataaactgtttgtaaaacaatgtcttgtgaagataTGTtatatgtgtaaaatataatatgtctaaattgaaatggtttaaataacgctatgatatgtaatatcataaaatcacttatatataggaagtaccagcggcgtatccaccatgcttttatcatattacacacgcctcgttatttaaatcacttaaacaaaccaccaaaatgtctagtttaaaccaaatgtcaaaatgtttttGTGTAAACAATGTCTATtgtcaagtgtaaatcatgtaatgtgcaaccaaatgtcatgtatggcaagtgaaatatgtcaGCTAAgaccataggtaaaatgcacaaaacaaggtattgaaataaatcatagtttaaatcaaagttatgttttgtaaaataaatgcatgctttactgatacaaacatctatgcggtattgttaaaacgcatacattcaagccttgcgactgtgccgacaaacccttaaacaaattaaaggtttatctgaaTTATGTATattggattcagtcattccttccacccaaacaaacctaggatttcaggaacgggagttgtcaattcctatggtaccatcaCTTACTACCAAGCGGCATGgccaatgttaatgaacgtattcttgtcccatttaaacaaaccaaatgtcataccaaatgtaagcatgttatgtgaaaataatgtactaagtatgcaaaaatgaacatacatagcatgaatatgatgtaaatcaatgtgtacatatgctgaAATGAACATATGAATCAAATGTGTATATGAAATTTATGTACTAGTATGTTAATAAatcatacatagcaaaaacatggaTGATCATGTACTATACATGTACATGTACTatatgaacatagcaagcatataatataaaaacaagaaaaacacgaaagtaacaagtaggcacatgtgtttcaccccaaaatgtttgaaaacagtaaaagaggggactctGTACTCACTTGAGAATTCTTGGAAGTCTTTgaataaccaccaagcaatgctagaaagatcacggaatcaatcggcacctaatataggtaactacgttaataaaaggacctaaatcggaagatcggatagaatgaggtcttgtaaaccaaatgagtataggaactcatctaatatggtttaacaaagcctacattccaaaacggaacttaacctaagtgctcatgacccgttatgacccgtttaggtagcttacgctactttaacgcgtcatttgcgcaAAAGCGCAAACGAgtagcctaactagtcctatgacaagtattatatgccttaacatgtttaacaaTTAGTTTATATGGCAAAAGTTAAGTTACATATGATAAAAATgaagttatgcgcaaaaagggcattttggtcatttttcctaaggcatataattacCTACCATACAACTAAGTAGACTAAGTGACCATAAgttataacctcggaaggttattccctatacaactatggccacaaaatgtgtttggttggatcctaatgatcaaccaaacgggtcgggttcaaaagtctaagcggttgtttagaccgcttatcctGCGACCCTA
This genomic stretch from Helianthus annuus cultivar XRQ/B chromosome 8, HanXRQr2.0-SUNRISE, whole genome shotgun sequence harbors:
- the LOC110882874 gene encoding uncharacterized protein LOC110882874 is translated as MPKYAKFFKYLLKRKDKLGEISNIPLTRGCSAVVLNKLPEKLTDPGVFTIPCLFGGVVAPAYALADLGPSINLMLFSLYERLGLGELTPTRMSLSLADRSVKYPRGVVENLFVKVDRFVFPVDFVILDMEADERVPIILGRPFLRTANAIIDVFDGKITLRAGDENATFEIGRSMRHPSGRDEDNSPFEEEVEVEEVVEEEDPLWAPETLELCEVREESESRPIDTLSTLELKRQPRSRKSRAQRPVFNIEDLRNAIPDDEPYSVPGYQSLEQEAIKVGIEVEGRRDNQRPGDQEVDGPRRRQPPLMGVKVHFRPVVTENDSPIVPQPRGRVAFDCKPNYINILPHFNGRSNDEPYTHLAEFSAICSTIGGGHFSQDEVRLRLFQFSLKDKAK